In Sesamum indicum cultivar Zhongzhi No. 13 linkage group LG8, S_indicum_v1.0, whole genome shotgun sequence, the sequence cctagTCTCCGTATAATAAGCCTTCAAGATTCTCAAGTTACTGAAAACCACAGGCTTAGTGCCTAAGtttgatattctttttagatagaattacatttacatccgTAACTTATGATTTagttacacaaattattttttacttttaaataaatatacatacatttttattaccggccattttttttgaaaaactacacATATACCCCCAAAAATAAACATCACTATCCAAATCAAATGGCTGTGAGGAGATTTCTTTGTTTatgcaaaagaaaatatgtgtaatataattataagttaggAGTGCAAATGTCATTATCCCTTCTCTCTAATGTCTTAATACACATATGTGGTGTGGGGTTCCACACCACAGCAGACCCAATAGCAAAAAAGTTCttagaaaattgagaaataactAAACACTTCCGAATCCTTAAGATCGGGATGGGTAGTTCCAActtaaaatcaaattgggcATTTGATTTCATGTAATCaccattatttttcaattacatCACTTTGATTTTATGTGATGGGGTGAAATgatctaaattttcaaatatgaatAACCCCTCAACTTGAATAGGCCCATGAGTAATCtcaattgtatttattacaccaaactttgTTTACTATCAATTTTTACTGACTTAAATATCGAGAGACTAATAATTAAGGCCTTCCTTGTACATTTGCAACTATGTTTGTGGATGCAAGACCAAATATCATGTGCTAGGCTGGCAAGGGTACTTTGGTAAGACAACTATCATCATCTAATTTAAGCGATTCTGCTCATAATTGCATCTCTTATCTCTGCCTTGACCTTCGTCGACTCCATTCAAACGTAGTGTCCAATGGCGTCTAAGAACAATCATGTACACGGCCACAACCACGACCACGAGCACGGCCATAGCGGccatcaccaccaccatcacGGCAATGAGTAATACACTCTATTCTTGGAAATTTTTGTCTTCAATTTTATGCTTTTGAGAGTGTTGATATTAGAATATGAATGTATTGTGATTGTTTGAGGTGCAACAGGGAATCATGGGTTGGCCCCGATGGGAAAGTTTACCATAGCCACGATGGACTGGCGCCGCACTCGCACGAGCCCATTTACTCCCCAGGCTACTTCAGCAGAAGAGCACCTCCACTTGCAAACAGGGATTTCAGTGAAAGAGCGTTTACTGTTGGTATCGGCGGCCCCGTCGGCACTGGGtactttcttaatttaatttaatatttcttttccttgtagtcttgctatttttatttaattttaacttgTAAGATGGTCACTGTCTGGGGGGAGGATTCTTGGTTTGTTATTACATTCTTAATTACTCTGTGTTAATTTACAAACATATTTGTGCAATTTGTATGAGTTTCAGTCTTCCTAACTCTTTTGTTTGTTATTTCGCAGAAAAACGGCTTTGATGTTAGCTTTATGTGAATCTCTGAGGGATGACTACAGTCTTGCAGCTGTATGTATAACCCCTTGTACCTGTTGCCaatgtttttccttttgttaATGTTTTATGTGCTCGaacatttgtattttttcctagTCATCTTGATTCTGATTTTATACCAGGGGACTATCGAGTTGTGACCTATGAAGTTATAATCTCGCCACCGTCTCTACTTCTTGATTCCAGTTTGAATATTACCTGTGCAATTATAGCTCTGTAATTGACTCCacataaaaaaatggatagCGGCTGTAACTTTCTGGTAAAGAATGACAGGGTTTTTATAGTTTTAGCATCATTGCAGGTGACAAATGACATATTTACAAAAGAGGATGGTGAATTCTTGATAAAGCATGGAGCTCTGCCTGAGGAAAGGATTCGTGCTGTAGAAACAGGTGGCTGCCCACACGCAGCTATTAGAGAAGACATCAGCATTAATCTTGGGCCTCTTGAGGAGCTCTCCAATTTGTATAAAGCGGATATACTCCTTTGTGAATCTGGCGGAGGTATTCTGGATGTGATAGCGAAAATTATCTGGTTGGAAGCATCATTGGTTAACTGGTTACTGTTAGATTGACTGTTGACACTTGCTCTTGTTTTGTATGCAGACAATCTGGCTGCCAACTTCAGCAGAGAACTGgctgattatataatttatataatcgATGTATCTGGTGGTGACAAAATTCCTCGAAAGGGAGGTCCAGGAATTACGCAGGCCGACCTCCTTGTGGGTGTTATGCTGGTTTATGTCTTCTCTTGTAGATTATGTTGCTATGTTAATTGATTGATCACATGCTCACAGTGCTAGTTTTTTAATTGATCTGATTGTTTTAAGTCACCCCTTGATTGTAGGTCATAAACAAAACTGACATTGCAGCAGCAGTTGGAGCTGATTTATCTGTCATGGAACGTGATGCACTCCGAATGAGGGATGGTGGTCCATTTGTTTTTGCTCAGGTTTTCTCCACATTCTGCTTCAAATTGTGTCACTGGCTTATAGAGAGCTTTGCCACTTGCatattagttatataattacttCTTCTTAGACCTGTCCATAAATTACCTTGTGAAAGCTCTGTCCAAAATACATGACTACAAGACCCAGGAAAGGATAAcgagaaaaatgaaacatcAGACATGACTTTAAACTTTGCTTCTGTTTTCCAGCTTACTAAACATCCGTGTTAAGCATGCCTGATATCCTAATACCACTTGTATCACTTGCATACACGTTATACATTATTTGCtgaaagaaatatacatatactttCCTTGTATACATTACTCAAATTACCCGTTTGCAGGTAAAGCATGGTGTTGGTGTTAAGCAAATTGTAGACCACGTTTTACATGCCTGGGAAAGAGCAACAGGGAAGAAGCGTCATTAGTTGATCTCCGAAAGTTCCCCTCCCCCGGGCGTATTTTCTATTACGTGCTTTTTCCGCCTGTTCTAGCAACCTTTATCCATCGCATTTGCTCAAAATGATGTACTTTAGTTGTGgatctttcaattttcttttttcctgtACCAATAGAAGAACTTTATGTCTAAATAAATGGTGAACAAATAACTATTCTGGTATATGGTTCTGAATGTTGCActtatattatacaattatgCATATGGGACAGGATTACATCAACTTGAGATGTAAGAAGTGTGATGCTTTTGGAATTTCTGTGTATATCAACACCTGGGGTGGTGACTTATGTTCTATGTACATGTGACATTAAGGATCCTTTACTGAATTATGTGGTAAGTATTGCTTTCAGTGAGAGATTGCCATATTCAGCTTTGGGGATTCAATAGCGCTAACATGAAATCTTCACGGCCGGTTTCGAGGATT encodes:
- the LOC105167298 gene encoding urease accessory protein G isoform X1, with product MASKNNHVHGHNHDHEHGHSGHHHHHHGNEESWVGPDGKVYHSHDGLAPHSHEPIYSPGYFSRRAPPLANRDFSERAFTVGIGGPVGTGKTALMLALCESLRDDYSLAAVTNDIFTKEDGEFLIKHGALPEERIRAVETGGCPHAAIREDISINLGPLEELSNLYKADILLCESGGDNLAANFSRELADYIIYIIDVSGGDKIPRKGGPGITQADLLVGVMLVINKTDIAAAVGADLSVMERDALRMRDGGPFVFAQVKHGVGVKQIVDHVLHAWERATGKKRH
- the LOC105167298 gene encoding urease accessory protein G isoform X2; the encoded protein is MASKNNHVHGHNHDHEHGHSGHHHHHHGNEESWVGPDGKVYHSHDGLAPHSHEPIYSPGYFSRRAPPLANRDFSERAFTVGIGGPVGTGKTALMLALCESLRDDYSLAAVTNDIFTKEDGEFLIKHGALPEERIRAVETGGCPHAAIREDISINLGPLEELSNLYKADILLCESGGDNLAANFSRELADYIIYIIDVSGGDKIPRKGGPGITQADLLVINKTDIAAAVGADLSVMERDALRMRDGGPFVFAQVKHGVGVKQIVDHVLHAWERATGKKRH